One genomic segment of Sminthopsis crassicaudata isolate SCR6 chromosome 2, ASM4859323v1, whole genome shotgun sequence includes these proteins:
- the FNDC4 gene encoding fibronectin type III domain-containing protein 4 isoform X1, producing the protein MMTQCPRMDSMGAMASLIPLTPYLSPTVLLLVSCDLGFVRADRPPSPVNVTITQLKANSATVSWDVPEGNIVIGYAISQQRQNGPGQRVIREVNTTTRACALWGLAEDSDYTIQVRSIGLRGESPPGPRVHFRTLKGSDRLPSNSSNPGDITVKGLDGERTLQTGEVVIIVVVLLMWAAVIGLFCRQYDIIKDNDSNNPKEKGKGPEQSPQEKVTIH; encoded by the exons ATGATGACCCAGTGCCCCAGAATGGATTCCATGGGGGCAATGGCTTCGCTGATTCCACTAACCCCATATCTAAGCCCTACAGTCCTATTGTTGGTCAGCTGTGACCTGGGGTTTGTCCGAGCAG ATCGGCCTCCTTCCCCTGTGAATGTGACTATCACTCAGCTCAAAGCCAATTCAGCCACAGTGTCCTGGGATGTTCCAGAGGGCAACATTGTCATTGGCTACGCCATCTCCCAGCAA AGACAGAATGGACCTGGACAGCGGGTAATCCGAGAAGTGAACACCACAACTCGAGCCTGTGCCCTTTGGGGCTTGGCTGAAGACAGTGATTACACCATACAGGTCAGAAGCATTGGTCTTCGGGGGGAGAGCCCCCCTGGGCCTCGGGTCCATTTTCGTACTCTCAAGGGCTCTGATCGACTGCCCTCAAACAGTTCAAACCCAG GTGACATCACAGTAAAGGGTCTGGATGGAGAGCGAACCCTACAGACGGGGGAAGTGGTCATCATCGTGGTGGTGTTGCTCATGTGGGCAG CTGTGATCGGGCTATTCTGCCGTCAGTATGACATCATCAAGGATAACGACTCCAACAATCccaaggagaagggaaaagggccaGAGCAGAGTCCTCAAG AAAAAGTCACCATCCATTAA
- the FNDC4 gene encoding fibronectin type III domain-containing protein 4 isoform X2, producing the protein MMTQCPRMDSMGAMASLIPLTPYLSPTVLLLVSCDLGFVRADRPPSPVNVTITQLKANSATVSWDVPEGNIVIGYAISQQRQNGPGQRVIREVNTTTRACALWGLAEDSDYTIQVRSIGLRGESPPGPRVHFRTLKGSDRLPSNSSNPGDITVKGLDGERTLQTGEVVIIVVVLLMWAAVIGLFCRQYDIIKDNDSNNPKEKGKGPEQSPQGRPMGARQKKSPSINTIDV; encoded by the exons ATGATGACCCAGTGCCCCAGAATGGATTCCATGGGGGCAATGGCTTCGCTGATTCCACTAACCCCATATCTAAGCCCTACAGTCCTATTGTTGGTCAGCTGTGACCTGGGGTTTGTCCGAGCAG ATCGGCCTCCTTCCCCTGTGAATGTGACTATCACTCAGCTCAAAGCCAATTCAGCCACAGTGTCCTGGGATGTTCCAGAGGGCAACATTGTCATTGGCTACGCCATCTCCCAGCAA AGACAGAATGGACCTGGACAGCGGGTAATCCGAGAAGTGAACACCACAACTCGAGCCTGTGCCCTTTGGGGCTTGGCTGAAGACAGTGATTACACCATACAGGTCAGAAGCATTGGTCTTCGGGGGGAGAGCCCCCCTGGGCCTCGGGTCCATTTTCGTACTCTCAAGGGCTCTGATCGACTGCCCTCAAACAGTTCAAACCCAG GTGACATCACAGTAAAGGGTCTGGATGGAGAGCGAACCCTACAGACGGGGGAAGTGGTCATCATCGTGGTGGTGTTGCTCATGTGGGCAG CTGTGATCGGGCTATTCTGCCGTCAGTATGACATCATCAAGGATAACGACTCCAACAATCccaaggagaagggaaaagggccaGAGCAGAGTCCTCAAGGTCGGCCAATGGGGGCCAGACAG AAAAAGTCACCATCCATTAACACCATTGATgtctga